One Lagenorhynchus albirostris chromosome 7, mLagAlb1.1, whole genome shotgun sequence genomic window, AGGATTTAGGAATATGTACAATTTTACACAATGGACTGCATTTTCacaatgcataaatatatatatatatattttttcttacagaaacaaaaataagattcCACTAAAGACACAGAATACCATATTGTAGAGCCACGCCGCAACAGTCCAAATTCAAGAAGAAACATGTCAATGCAAGTGTGCAAAAGCCTAGCTTACTCCAAACTAGTCAAATTTGACTTTGTTCAATTCATGTTATATAGACAGGTAAGTCCTgtctattttaaacaaataaccTTTGAAAACATACTCATATCAATGAGTGAAATGGAACAGATTTTTCCCTCCCCAAGAAAAACAAAGCCTTGTTGCAAGCTAATGAAAAGATAcattaaaacacacatacacacacacacaaactatgtATGTTTTCAACagtataataaagttaaaatttttatgggaGTCAAAACAATGCCCCATTATTTAAAAACTGGCTCGTTTAGTCTAAATTCAAGATGCAGCTGTGTCAGGCTTCTCTAAGCCAGATGACTGAAAAGcagggaagacagaggcaggaTTTCGACTGGCAGATACAACAATTTGAGAGAGTGATGAAGAGAGTGAAGAAACCTTAGATGATGGAGTATTTATGGTATTCAAAATGGCTCCTTCTGGGCTGACCAACAATTTTTTGACTGATGTATCCAAATGAAATACTGAAGTGCTACTCGGCAGTGAAGGATTACTAGAGCAAATGGCAGAAACCAAAGATGTCTTAGCCAAAAGAGTAGCTGGAGGAGACTTAATTACTGAAGTCAATGACACTGTTGGTGCAGGAGGTGGTACAGAAACTTCAGCAGCTGGGTTTATGATCTGTGGTGCTGCATGTACTGTGGGTAGAGAACTTGCATTCCCAAGAGAGTTTACAATTTTTGTAGAGCTTCTTAGAGAATGTTTCACAGGTTGCCCACTTAAAGAATTATTTGATGCTAGCGTGATCTTCTGGGCCAGGTTATCTACCGGTGCAGGCTGAATGCCTTGGCCACTGTTAAGAACTAAGGGAGGTCCGTATTTTGGATTAGTGGATATAAGGAGAACATGGCTGCCAGCTCCAAGACCTTGTGGTGGAACAATAAAGCGGGTTCCGTTAATCATGATTTGTGTGCCAGGTGCCAAAGGCGTACTGGTATTGATGACTATTTTTTGCTGAATACAAGGCTCACTGAACTGGCCCCCTGCCACACTAGTTACATTTGATGGTGCTGCACCAGTGTGAACGGCAGTGCCAGCTGGAGCAGAACTGTAACTGGGGGTTGATTTTACGAAAGCAGGGGACAGTTGCTGGTTTGGCAGAGAAGCAAAATtggaaatgttaattattttaccTGGATTCGGTGAAAGGGATGGAAATTCAGTTTGAGGTTTATTTGTGTTTATACTTGTTGGCACTGTAGTTGAAACCCCTGGTGACTGAAACTGGACGGAAGTCCGAGATTGTCTTTTAGAAAGAGATACAGAACGTGTGGCTCCTGGTACTGTTGCGGCTTGTGGAACTGTGTTGATTATTTTAGGGGATACAGTCACAGATGTAGGCAAGGCAACTGTAACAGGGATTTGCAAAGCTGATGTCAGACATTTAGGAGACACTGTTGGTTGTGTATTTGAAATCAGAACAGATGATGCAAGATGTCCTGTTTTCACAGTTGATATAGCCACAGTGTTTCCGAGATTTGACGTGCAAAGTCTATTTGACAAAATAGGCATAATTCTTGAAGAGGTATCATTTCCACTGACTAAAACAGGAGGTCGTGTCCCAACTGAGGCAGAGGTTGAGGTCACTGAAAGAGAACCCAAAGATACATTTGCTCCTGTTACTGAAAACATGTTTACTGTTCTTGAAGCAGAAACCACTGATTCATTAACAGGAGTAATATTTTGACTCACAAAATTTGAGCTTACTGGAATTGAATTACCAATTGTTGACAGCGGCAAAACATAGCCCTTggtacttttttcttctccttttggggtTACATTTTGCAATAGGTTAATTGATGGTATAGCTGGCACACTGCCTGAAGTATTTACAATTGCTTGGCCTATGTTTAGCCCAATTTTCACATCTTTTATCTGAGACACAGTTGGTGacgaatttatttttattggtgcTCCCACTGTAGATGGAATTAGTACTATCTGGGGCTGCTCTGGAGCCTTAACATATGTTTTACTCAAGGGAGGAGGAAGAGTTTGTTTTAATGGTTCTGCCACAATAGTTGGGGTTGAAGTGCCACTGGGAATTGCAGCATTAATAAAAACTAATTTCTGGGCAGAAACGCCTGCAGATGTTGGTGCAGGTGCCACATTAATTGCAGTCCCACTGCCAGAAGAAAGAACAGATGGAGCTGACACCAGCATAAGTTTCTGAACTGGAGTCCCACTGACCATATCTTcatttgttgctgctgttgcttcTGATCTTGTAACAGGGTAACTTTTTGTGACATAATCTACTTGTTGCTGTTTAGCTGGTGTATGGATAACATTTGCACTGGTTTGTCCAAAATTTCCTGTTGATATGCTAATTACGCTTACTGAACTATTTGCTGTTGATGGTAGGAGAGTGctagaagaaacagaagactttAAGGGAGAGGAGGGCATGTGTGAAGTTTTATCTATCATGTGCCCCAAATTACTACTGCAGGAAGGTTGGCTTAATGTAAATTTAAGATTTTTCCCCGTGGATGGATTAAAGCCAGCTGGAATGGAAACAGAAGTAGGTGCTTGGCCAAAAGGTGGGAGACTAGATGTAGCAGTTGTTCCAGCTACTGGCGAAAAAGCAGAGGATGATGAAGTTGCTGATTTTGGCACTAGAAATGCCTGAAGCTGAGGAGCAAAAGTAAAAACTGAACTTGAAGATAAACTATTGGATGAATTTTGATCTGGATTGGTCTGTACTTTTACAACTCCAGTGTTCCCACCTCGTGTCCTAACAAGAATTGACTGTGAATCTCTTATGCATACAGTTTTCAGTTCTTGCTTTGCTTCAGAAGAATCAGCAGTTTGTTGTGCAAAACAGTTGAGGGAACTACCGGGATTTGTAGATCCATTTAGTGTTGTTGCTGATAACTGAGGCTGAACTGTTGAGGAAATGGTGGGTGAAGCAATGGGCTGGGGGAATGCGGCTGCTGAAACTGCATTCTTGACTTTTCCTGCCTCACTCTGGCTAGTCTTAACTGGTGGTGTTAATAAATTACTTATGGAGGTTACAGGTGTCAAAGGCTGTGGTCTAGCATTACTCACATTTGACAAAGGTGTAACTGTCTTGTTGAAAGCTGTATTAGGTAGTTGGGTAGAAACAGTTCCTGTTGGGTTGACAAGAACTGATGCTAAAGAAGAGTTTACATTTGCTGTCTGTGGGAAAGATGAACCACGTCGTTCTGTACCTTTTTGTTGAAGTGGTGGTATTTCTTTTGCAACTGCTTTCCCTTCCTTGTGCTGAATTACAAAATTCTTAGGCAGAATGAGAACCTGCTGCAtgattttttctcctgttttaggATCCAGCATAGGTTGCATCTGAATCTTTACAGAGCTGTTATGAAGATCTATGGGCAACCACTGGCCACAGGGCATTTTGTACACCATCTGTAAAGGACCTTTTGTACTGGTGTGGCAGGTCAATGCTGGCTTTATGGGGCTTGCTTCTGGAGGAGATATAACTGGCTTTTCCACAGCAGAAGCACTTCTACCTGTGGAAGGGGGCAGTTGATTTGTTAAGGTCACTTTGTTCCCAATATTCTTTGCAAGCAAGGCCTGAATAGGTTTGGTCCCTTTCTGGAGAGTAGACACTGGTGTTGAATCCAATGAGGCAAATGACTCTGGAAACAGTGGCTCTGTATGCTTTGATTCATTCAAACAGTCAATTTGCATATCACCTTCTACAGTCTCAACTGTTGTCTCATTTGTGCttaactttgttttcttccttgggGAAAGCTCTTTTGTGCTATCATCCAGATAATTAGTTTGTTTGGACTGCCGTTTAAGTGTTTTAGGCAGTGTCTTAGGTACATCTTTAGAAGGCAATTCTTTTTTCAGCAACTTGCTTCTGGCCATAGGTAAATCTATTTCTGACAATTTCATAtcatctgaaaattataaaacaagcattttgtttatataaaacAGCAACTGAATAGCAATGGTAAGAccaattataaaaaagaaagtcaatCTTTGAACAAGCAATTTATTAAGAAACCTGTAGGGCGATTCAAAAGTCTCAGTACCACTGATGGAAATTAAGGTAAGGTGAGCTTTAACATGGTAATCCTGACATTGTAACCATTCCCAAGAACAACGTATTATtaataaggaaattatttttgatCAAATTCTGCTGCCAATACAAGTGTAAAAGGAAAGTTTACATCTTTTAAAGAGATACTCAAGCCAGCAATTAGGACTCAGGATTTAGATTTGGAAAGGAATCTAGTCTAGTGCTCTCCTTCTAGATAGGGAAACCTTCGTATCAAAGAGAGATGGttctccatattttctatttttagagaGAGACTCTACGGAATAAAAAATGTCCAGCTTTTTCTGGTGTTTAATTATTCCTACAGTAAAAAATTTATGTTCATATCTGATCAAACTGGGTTGATGAGAAGTTACTCTTTTTCAATTCACCAGACATGGAAAACAATAGGTTAATACATTTCTAACCAAAAATTTTTATACCTCTTAGATAACTAAAGAAAGTTATTTAACTAgatttatagaataaaataatctgATAAGTTGAAATGAATTACAGATCATCTAATCCAGCCTCCTTATAAGAA contains:
- the BRD10 gene encoding uncharacterized protein KIAA2026 homolog isoform X1, which produces MSVPGTPGEMEPAGEEERPPPAAEEEDDDDELVAAAAPASGPARGRSASSREDADDQEEEEAMVVGGGVCKEQELTYELQQGYRILGEFLQEKHRGLTSPFLQPLGGVATGEEEAAEGPRSGGRGSRALRQQPGKGMCLLKMEEKFASGQYGGITEFVADFRLMLETCYRLHGVDHWISKQGQKLEMMLEQKLALLSRHLREKTTIAVTSRGYYGLEDEKGTACTSTRRRSTPRSLAGLTSGVFESVMVQVLRQEEQLRAKEEKRLREQERKEAEEASQKEVEEWERKLLAQAAPTCMETMWEIPAIGHFLCLAQQILNLPEIVFYELERCLLMPQCNAFLSKIMTSLLSPPHRRPTLHRRPTLPYRTWEAALRQKVQQWYTAVGQTENPNNCAEKLGLCPQFFKVLGEVNPLEEKLFHELPFYQKVWLLKGLCDFVYETQKEVQDAVLGQPIHECREVILGYDYLENAYVHFPQFCGADVRIYKQRPFQAPEFPVPPIKIQRVPRIKLEKLKCDYVSASNGEHRCSREGLPSAFRKEQEISFDPTCCPAKMNLDNHDISVEMEVKSNCEIRIRRPYEMKITDCCKENLEKPGSPGEVTGFGEPLSPGEIRFIENQEKYGEASRVKPEPSPLKENALKSCQIHVNGSHSDHPEINCHKVVRDILLEQSLQSHKKLKVTKMRAKKKKKKKKKLKDVLNENLQRKREGLHSLAFKSYKPEIQNKLLIIKKKAKHKKHKSGKKSISKKAITKKRKTVTKSPTVPEFQLICTNLDELRELITKIENELKDLENSRKKSGKWYHRRQAVKELHSTLIRLLNELLPWEPKLMKAFQRNRSRLKKDYDDFRRQPDHDKFTGELWTAEEGEGDPGKESPKVELSSKSIDTTEPLDILEKDHFDSDDMKLSEIDLPMARSKLLKKELPSKDVPKTLPKTLKRQSKQTNYLDDSTKELSPRKKTKLSTNETTVETVEGDMQIDCLNESKHTEPLFPESFASLDSTPVSTLQKGTKPIQALLAKNIGNKVTLTNQLPPSTGRSASAVEKPVISPPEASPIKPALTCHTSTKGPLQMVYKMPCGQWLPIDLHNSSVKIQMQPMLDPKTGEKIMQQVLILPKNFVIQHKEGKAVAKEIPPLQQKGTERRGSSFPQTANVNSSLASVLVNPTGTVSTQLPNTAFNKTVTPLSNVSNARPQPLTPVTSISNLLTPPVKTSQSEAGKVKNAVSAAAFPQPIASPTISSTVQPQLSATTLNGSTNPGSSLNCFAQQTADSSEAKQELKTVCIRDSQSILVRTRGGNTGVVKVQTNPDQNSSNSLSSSSVFTFAPQLQAFLVPKSATSSSSAFSPVAGTTATSSLPPFGQAPTSVSIPAGFNPSTGKNLKFTLSQPSCSSNLGHMIDKTSHMPSSPLKSSVSSSTLLPSTANSSVSVISISTGNFGQTSANVIHTPAKQQQVDYVTKSYPVTRSEATAATNEDMVSGTPVQKLMLVSAPSVLSSGSGTAINVAPAPTSAGVSAQKLVFINAAIPSGTSTPTIVAEPLKQTLPPPLSKTYVKAPEQPQIVLIPSTVGAPIKINSSPTVSQIKDVKIGLNIGQAIVNTSGSVPAIPSINLLQNVTPKGEEKSTKGYVLPLSTIGNSIPVSSNFVSQNITPVNESVVSASRTVNMFSVTGANVSLGSLSVTSTSASVGTRPPVLVSGNDTSSRIMPILSNRLCTSNLGNTVAISTVKTGHLASSVLISNTQPTVSPKCLTSALQIPVTVALPTSVTVSPKIINTVPQAATVPGATRSVSLSKRQSRTSVQFQSPGVSTTVPTSINTNKPQTEFPSLSPNPGKIINISNFASLPNQQLSPAFVKSTPSYSSAPAGTAVHTGAAPSNVTSVAGGQFSEPCIQQKIVINTSTPLAPGTQIMINGTRFIVPPQGLGAGSHVLLISTNPKYGPPLVLNSGQGIQPAPVDNLAQKITLASNNSLSGQPVKHSLRSSTKIVNSLGNASSLPTVHAAPQIINPAAEVSVPPPAPTVSLTSVIKSPPATLLAKTSLVSAICSSNPSLPSSTSVFHLDTSVKKLLVSPEGAILNTINTPSSKVSSLSSSLSQIVVSASRNPASVFPAFQSSGLEKPDTAAS
- the BRD10 gene encoding uncharacterized protein KIAA2026 homolog isoform X2, producing the protein MSVPGTPGEMEPAGEEERPPPAAEEEDDDDELVAAAAPASGPARGRSASSREDADDQEEEEAMVVGGGVCKEQELTYELQQGYRILGEFLQEKHRGLTSPFLQPLGGVATGEEEAAEGPRSGGRGSRALRQQPGKGMCLLKMEEKFASGQYGGITEFVADFRLMLETCYRLHGVDHWISKQGQKLEMMLEQKLALLSRHLREKTTIAVTSRGYYGLEDEKGTACTSTRRRSTPRSLAGLTSGVFESVMVQVLRQEEQLRAKEEKRLREQERKEAEEASQKEVEEWERKLLAQAAPTCMETMWEIPAIGHFLCLAQQILNLPEIVFYELERCLLMPQCNAFLSKIMTSLLSPPHRRPTLHRRPTLPYRTWEAALRQKVQQWYTAVGQTENPNNCAEKLGLCPQFFKVLGEVNPLEEKLFHELPFYQKVWLLKGLCDFVYETQKEVQDAVLGQPIHECREVILGYDYLENAYVHFPQFCGADVRIYKQRPFQAPEFPVPPIKIQRVPRIKLEKLKCDYVSASNGEHRCSREGLPSAFRKEQEISFDPTCCPAKMNLDNHDISVEMEVKSNCEIRIRRPYEMKITDCCKENLEKPGSPGEVTGFGEPLSPGEIRFIENQEKYGEASRVKPEPSPLKENALKSCQIHVNGSHSDHPEINCHKVVRDILLEQSLQSHKKLKVTKMRAKKKKKKKKKLKDVLNENLQRKREGLHSLAFKSYKPEIQNKLLIIKKKAKHKKHKSGKKSISKKAITKKRKTVTKSPTVPEFQGKWYHRRQAVKELHSTLIRLLNELLPWEPKLMKAFQRNRSRLKKDYDDFRRQPDHDKFTGELWTAEEGEGDPGKESPKVELSSKSIDTTEPLDILEKDHFDSDDMKLSEIDLPMARSKLLKKELPSKDVPKTLPKTLKRQSKQTNYLDDSTKELSPRKKTKLSTNETTVETVEGDMQIDCLNESKHTEPLFPESFASLDSTPVSTLQKGTKPIQALLAKNIGNKVTLTNQLPPSTGRSASAVEKPVISPPEASPIKPALTCHTSTKGPLQMVYKMPCGQWLPIDLHNSSVKIQMQPMLDPKTGEKIMQQVLILPKNFVIQHKEGKAVAKEIPPLQQKGTERRGSSFPQTANVNSSLASVLVNPTGTVSTQLPNTAFNKTVTPLSNVSNARPQPLTPVTSISNLLTPPVKTSQSEAGKVKNAVSAAAFPQPIASPTISSTVQPQLSATTLNGSTNPGSSLNCFAQQTADSSEAKQELKTVCIRDSQSILVRTRGGNTGVVKVQTNPDQNSSNSLSSSSVFTFAPQLQAFLVPKSATSSSSAFSPVAGTTATSSLPPFGQAPTSVSIPAGFNPSTGKNLKFTLSQPSCSSNLGHMIDKTSHMPSSPLKSSVSSSTLLPSTANSSVSVISISTGNFGQTSANVIHTPAKQQQVDYVTKSYPVTRSEATAATNEDMVSGTPVQKLMLVSAPSVLSSGSGTAINVAPAPTSAGVSAQKLVFINAAIPSGTSTPTIVAEPLKQTLPPPLSKTYVKAPEQPQIVLIPSTVGAPIKINSSPTVSQIKDVKIGLNIGQAIVNTSGSVPAIPSINLLQNVTPKGEEKSTKGYVLPLSTIGNSIPVSSNFVSQNITPVNESVVSASRTVNMFSVTGANVSLGSLSVTSTSASVGTRPPVLVSGNDTSSRIMPILSNRLCTSNLGNTVAISTVKTGHLASSVLISNTQPTVSPKCLTSALQIPVTVALPTSVTVSPKIINTVPQAATVPGATRSVSLSKRQSRTSVQFQSPGVSTTVPTSINTNKPQTEFPSLSPNPGKIINISNFASLPNQQLSPAFVKSTPSYSSAPAGTAVHTGAAPSNVTSVAGGQFSEPCIQQKIVINTSTPLAPGTQIMINGTRFIVPPQGLGAGSHVLLISTNPKYGPPLVLNSGQGIQPAPVDNLAQKITLASNNSLSGQPVKHSLRSSTKIVNSLGNASSLPTVHAAPQIINPAAEVSVPPPAPTVSLTSVIKSPPATLLAKTSLVSAICSSNPSLPSSTSVFHLDTSVKKLLVSPEGAILNTINTPSSKVSSLSSSLSQIVVSASRNPASVFPAFQSSGLEKPDTAAS